The Malus domestica chromosome 06, GDT2T_hap1 genome has a segment encoding these proteins:
- the LOC103420362 gene encoding ceramide synthase 1 LOH3-like, whose amino-acid sequence MEEMMGLSGISDLVKLNWEEESYPVPNDFFVLPLFVLLFPSLRLFLDVFVFERLAKRLLFGKKYASLNVETCDNRKVNKFKESAFKCVYFFTAELLALYVTYDEPWFSKTRYFWVGPGNQIWPDQKTKLKLKALYMYSAGFYIYSTFALVFWETRRSDFVVSMSHHLATTILIVASYIFKFSRVGSVILALHEGSDVFLEIAKLSKYCGFEMLAGIAFVSFVLSWTVLRLIYFPFWIIWSTSYEALLTLDREKHIVDGSIYYYLFNTLLIGLLFCHIYWWKLMVRMLVKQIQARGKVDDDVRSDSEGEDDEHED is encoded by the exons ATGGAGGAAATGATGGGTCTGTCTGGAATCAGTGATTTGGTCAAACTCAACTGGGAGGAGGAGTCGTACCCAGTGCCCAATGACTTCTTTGTCCTCCCCTTGTTCGTTCTTCTCTTCCCGTCACTCAGGCTCTTCCTGGACGTTTTCGTCTTTGAG AGATTAGCAAAGCGCCTTTTGTTTGGAAAGAAGTATGCATCGCTGAATGTTGAGACATGTGATAATCGGAAAGTTAATAAATTCAAAGAGTCGGCATTCaaatgtgtttattttttcaCTGCGGAGCTTTTGGCTCTATATGTTACGTACGATGAGCCTTGGTTCTCTAAAACCAGATATTTCTGGGTAGGGCCTGGCAATCAGATTTGGCCCGACCAGAAAACCAA ATTAAAATTGAAGGCGCTTTACATGTATTCCGCTGGATTCTACATCTACTCCACCTTTGCTTTGGTGTTTTGGGAAACAAGGCGTTCTGACTTTGTAGTGTCAATGTCTCATCATTTAGCAACTACGATTTTAATTGTGGCATCTTACATATTCAA GTTTTCTCGAGTAGGCTCGGTCATTTTAGCTCTCCATGAAGGATCTGATGTGTTTTTAGAAATTGCAAAGTTGTCAAAATATTGTGGCTTTGAAATGCTTGCCGGCATTGCTTTTGTTAGTTTTGTTCTCTCTTGGACGGTACTACGTCTTATTTACTTTCCATTCTGGATAATATGGAGTACCAG CTATGAAGCTCTTCTGACCTTGGACAGGGAGAAGCACATAGTGGATGGATCTATATACTATTACTTGTTTAATACTCTTTTAATTGGCTTGCTCTTTTGTCATATTTATTGGTGGAAGTTGATGGTTCGGATGCTCGTGAAGCAAATTCAGGCTAGAGGGAAAGTTGATGACGATGTTCGATCTG ATTCTGAAGGTGAGGATGATGAACACGAGGACTGA
- the LOC103420361 gene encoding uncharacterized protein yields the protein MGCTFSGLGALYDAVNGGGDVWINENRFKIVRQLGEGGFAYVFLVKEVVADSSASGGGGLAKKFKDPSHVSDDGTYAMKKVLIQNSEQLELVKEEIRVSSLFSHPNLLPLLDHAIIAVKTTQEQSWNHEAYLLFPVHLDGTLLDNAKTMKTKKEFFSTSDVLQIFRQLCAGLKHMHTFDPPYAHNDIKPGNVLITHRKGQSPLAILMDFGSARPARRQIRSRTEALQLQEWASEHCSAPFRAPELWDCPSQADIDERTDVWSLGCTLYAILYGMSPFEYALGESGGSLQLAIVNVQIKWPAGPNPPYPDALHQFITWMLQPQAAVRPRIDDILIHVDKLIAKFSK from the exons ATGGGGTGCACATTCTCTGGTTTAGGCGCTCTGTACGACGCCGTGAACGGCGGAGGCGACGTGTGGATCAACGAGAACCGGTTCAAGATCGTGAGGCAGCTCGGGGAAGGTGGGTTCGCCTATGTGTTTTTGGTCAAGGAGGTGGTCGCCGATTCCTCTGCCTCCGGCGGTGGCGGCCTCGCCAAGAAATTCAAGGATCCCTCTCACGTCTCAG ATGATGGAACTTATGCTATGAAAAAGGTTCTCATTCAGAATAGTGAGCAGTTGGAGTTGGTGAAGGAGGAGATCCGTGTTTCATCGCTGTTCAGTCATCCCAATCTGCTTCCACTTCTTGATCATGCCATTATTGCCGTTAAG ACTACACAAGAACAATCTTGGAACCATGAAGCATACTTGTTATTTCCCGTTCATCTGGATGGAACATTACTGGACAATGCCAAGACtatgaaaactaaaaaggaGTTCTTTTCCACCTCAGATGTTCTTCAAATATTCCGGCAG CTTTGTGCAGGACTCAAGCATATGCACACTTTCGATCCACCATATGCACATAATGATATCAAACCTGGTAACGTTCTGATAACCCATAGAAAGGGACAATCACCTCTTGCAATATTGATGGATTTTGGCAGTGCTCGACCTGCGAGGAGGCAAATTCGCTCTCGTACAGAGGCACTACAGTTGCAG GAATGGGCGTCTGAGCATTGCTCGGCACCATTTCGAGCTCCAGAGTTGTGGGATTGCCCAAGCCAAGCCGATATTGACGAGAGAACTGATGTATGGTCATTAGGATGCACTTTGTATGCAATACT GTACGGAATGTCTCCATTTGAATATGCACTCGGCGAATCTGGAGGAAGCCTACAATTGGCCATAGTCAATGTGCAGATAAAGTGGCCAGCCGGACCTAATCCTCCATATCCGGATGCTCTTCACCAGTTCATCACATGGATGCTTCAGCCGCAGGCTGCAGTCCGTCCGCGCATTGACGATATCCTAATTCACGTGGACAAGTTGATCGCCAAGTTCTCCAAGTGA
- the LOC103420360 gene encoding agmatine deiminase produces MKMEGTPAVHGCYMPAEWEPHSQCWIGWPERPDNWRDNAVPAQQVFTKVASAISKFEPVTVCASANQWANARSQLPENVRVIEMSLNDSWFRDTGPTFVVGKSASCSGTREAKVAGIDWTFNSWGGIDDGCYRDWSHDLLVAQKILEIEKLPRFQHSMILEGGSIHVDGEGTCLTTEECLLNKNRNPHLTKEQIEDQLKAYLGVTKIIWLPRGLYGDDDTNGHIDSLCCFVKPGVVLLSWTDDETDPQYERAVEAVSVLSNTTDAKGRKLEIIKLHVPGPLYMTEREAAGLFQEECEAKPRLAGTRLAASYVNFYIANGAIIAPQFGDQKWDDEAVRVLSKAFPNHEVVRIEGAREIVLGGGNIHCITQQQPRVPLSIVNHDSFHA; encoded by the exons GAACGCCCGGATAACTGGAGAGACAATGCAGTGCCTGCTCAACAGGTGTTTACGAAGGTAGCATCTGCAATCTCAAAGTTTGAGCCTGTTACTGTCTGTGCGAGTGCCAATCAG TGGGCAAATGCACGAAGTCAGCTACCAGAAAATGTCAGGGTTATCGAGATGAGTTTGAATGATTCTTGGTTTCGTGATACAGGACCAACA TTTGTCGTAGGAAAAAGTGCATCTTGTTCTGGTACCCGAGAGGCAAAGGTTGCTGGTATTGATTGGACTTTCAACAGTTGGGGAG GCATTGATGATGGTTGTTATCGAGATTGGAGTCATGATCTTCTTGTGGCACAAAAG ATCCTGGAAATTGAGAAGCTTCCAAGGTTTCAACACTCCATGATTCTCGAAGGTGGAAGCATCCATGTCGATGGAGAAG GGACTTGCCTCACCACTGAGGAGTGCCTGTTAAACAAAAACAGGAACCCACATTTGACCAAGGAGCAAATAGAGGATCAACTTAAGGCATATCTCGGAGTGACGAAAATCATTTGGCTGCCTCGTGGATTATACG GAGACGATGATACTAATGGTCACATCGACAGTCTGTGCTGTTTTGTAAAGCCTGGTGTGGTTTTGTTGTCGTGGACTGATGATGAAACGGATCCTCAGTATGAAAGAGCTGTAGAAGCCGTTTCTGTTCTCTCCAATACTACTGATGCCAAGGGTAGGAAATTAGAAATAATTAAACTTCACGTACCAGGGCCGCTGTATATGACAGAGAGAGAGGCTGCCGGACTTTTTCAG GAGGAGTGCGAAGCTAAACCGAGACTTGCAGGCACGAGACTTGCTGCTTCATATGTTAATTTCTACATTGCAAATGGAGCAATCATTGCACCCCAATTTGGGGACCAGAAATGGGATGATGAGGCAGTTCGCGTCCTATCCAAAGCCTTCCCAAACCATGAA GTGGTAAGAATTGAAGGCGCAAGGGAGATTGTTCTGGGGGGTGGAAATATACATTGTATTACTCAGCAACAACCACGCGTTCCACTCAGTATTGTCAACCATGATTCCTTTCATGCATAG